CGACTGGCTGGAAGCCTGCCGTCCGGCCGTGGTGAACCTGCGGCGTGCCTCACAGTCCATTGCCTTCACCGATCTGAGCATCCGGCTGGAACGCCTGGAAGCCGTGCTGCTTCAGGACCACAGCGAAGGCGACCGGCGGCGCTACGGCCGGCACTGGAAGCTGCGCGTCCTGAGCGCTTATGCCGATCTGGAGGATTACCTGCCCGCGACCTTCTTCATTCCGCCGGCCCCAACGTCATCAGAGAGCATCGTGCTGACAACACTGCTCAAGCAGGTTGAAGGTGTCGGGCAAAAAACCATCCAGAAACTGTTTGCAGCCGGGATGTCGCGCCTCGAAAGCTACACCACCGGGCTGCCAAGCGATATTGCCCTTGCCGCCGGAATCAAACGCACCCTGGCTGAGCGCATCTGTCAGCGCATTGACGCCTATCTGCGGGCCCGTGAAACCACCGACACCGCCGGGCCACAACGCCTGCTGGGATTGGTCGAAGAACTCAAGCAGCGTCAGTTTGAGTTCAAGCGGGCAACCCTTGAAGAATGGTATCGCCGGACGGACTCAGCCGAGAAAAAACGCTGCCGCAAGGCCCGCCAGGAAACCATGTGGCGCATCAACATTGCCCTGGTGGAGCTGGAACAACTCGATGTCCTGCACGAAATCCGCAACGCCGTTTTTGACAAACGCATCCGGCGGCTGGAAGAACTGGTCGCTACGCTGTTGAGAACGCCATGAGCCTTGTTCGTCACCAGACCATTTTGTTTGTGGGAAGCGACCCGGAAACGGCGCAGCTCATCAACAAAACCCTGACGCTGGCCGGCTACCACGTTCTGGTGGCAGATGACCCAAACACGGCGCATACGCTGTCTGACCAGCCCCCAACGCTCATCATTGCGGATACCACGCCGGGCGTCGGGGAACTGGCCCCGGCCCGCATCATGCGGGAGCGGTTCGTCACCACGCCGATCATTGCCCTGACGCGCCTGCCGGATGAGATTCTCTCCCGCGCCATGGAGCGGCTGCGGCTTTCTTCACTGGTCAAACCCGTGACGCCGGCACTGCTGCTGGCCACGGTGGCCGACGAAATCGAGTGGTCGCAAAACCAGGGTTCACACACCCGCATCACCTCGCCACTCGAAACCATTGACATCAGCGAAGACCTCGTTTTCCTGCTGGGCGATCCCCGGTTCGCACCGCCACTCGATGTTGCCTACCGCCGCACACCGGCTATGGAATCGGCCATGGCCGCGGCCAAACTCTCTCCCTCGAATGTGACGCTGCTCGACCTGTTCGACGGTCAGAACTCCCTGGCCGACATCATTGCCAACCTGCCGCACCTCGAACCCAAGATTCTGTTCCTGGCGACCTACCTCGTGCGGGTTGGGTGGCTTGTGCCGTGGTCGGCTGAGCTTACGGACGAACCCTCGCAAGAGGATGCCCAGAAAGATAGAATGGCTGGGCTATGAACATAGATGTCATTCTGTGGGCCAAGGAAGTCGAAGTGCGCGGGCTGCCGCGCGAACTGGAAACCGAATACGAAGGTCGGGGCGCTTTCTGGGTGACACGCGGGCTGCGGATGACGCGCAGCCTGTTTGAACTTCTTGAAATCGAACACCCGGAGCTGACCTTTCGGAAGTATGAAGTTCCCCGGCCGCCCGCGGCCGGACAGCCGGAGGCACCACGTCAGGGAGAAGCTGTGATGTCAACTACCCCGCCCTAAAGGGCGGAGCTTGTCAACTACCCCGGCCCCAAGGCCGGAGCTTTGGGAGCAGGCTGGGTTGACCAGGGAAAGCGGTAGCCAATCCGCTACGTTTGCAACAGGTCGTTGAGACCCACTCCGGGATGCTTCCTCAGTCCCGGACACTGGAAGGTGGGGATCATGCTGGTGAAAGGTAAAGCGCCGAAGGTTCTCATCGCTTCCGCAAGGAAGGAGCCGGTTGCAGACATTCCCGAGGGGAGATGGGCAGAAATGCCCACAAGGCCCGTAAGGGCGGTTTGAAAGGAGTTGAACTTGGCAGTTTTCGTGTTGGATCGCAGGAAAAAACCGCTGATGCCGTGCTCGGAGAAGCGGGCGCGGCTGCTGTCGGAACGTGGGCGGGCGCGGGTGCATCGGCTGGTGCCATTCACCATCCGGCTGCTCGATCGTGAGCAGGAAGATTGCGCCCTGCAACCCGTGCGGCTCAAGCTCGATCCCGGCAGCAGGGCAACGGGTGTGGCCCTGGTTCGAGAGTCGCAAGAGGTCGGTGCCGACACGGGCGAAGTGCAGCGCAGCGCCCACGTGCTGTTCCTGGCTGAGCTCGTTCACCGCGGGCACGCGATCCGCGCTGCACTCAGACAGCGCGCGGCGTTTCGTCGGCGTCGGCGCTGCGCGAACCTGCGCCACCGCCAGTCCCGCTTCGATAACCGAACCCGGCGGAATGGTTGGCTGCCGCCCAGCCTGCAACACCGCGTGGACACGATCACGTCCTGGGTGCGGCGGCTGTGCCGCTGGGCGCCGGTTTCGTCACTGTCGCAGGAACTGGTGCGGTTCGACACCCAGGCGCTGCAAAACCCGGAAATCTCCGGCATCGAGTACCAGCAAGGAACATTGGCTGGCTGCGAAGTGCGGGAGTATCTGTTGGAGAAGTGGGGTCGCAAGTGCGCCTACTGCGATGCAGAAAACGTGCCGCTGGAGATCGATCACATTCATCCGCGCTCAAAGGGCGGAAGTGACCGCGTGAGCAATCTGACGCTGGCCTGTCATCCTTGCAACCGGCGCAAGGGCGCGCAAGACATTAAGGATGTTCTGGCGAAAGACCCGAAGCGACTGGCCCGCATCGAGGCCCAGCGAAAAGCGCCGTTGCGCGATGCGGCTGCCGTCAACAGCACGCGATGGGAACTGTGGCGCCGCCTGACGGCCACAGCCCTGCCGGTCGAGGCTGGAACGGGCGGGCGGACGAAGTGGAACCGACATCGGCTCAACCTTCCAAAGGCGCATGCGCTGGATGCAGCCTGTGTGGGCGAAGTCCACGCTGTTACCAACTGGCGGGTTCCGACGCTGAAAATCCAGTGCACAGGACGCGGGAGCTATCAACGCACGCGCCTGACGAAGCATGGGTTTCCACGCGGATACCTGACCCGCAGCAAGAGTGCATTCGGGTTTCAGACCGGGGACCTGGTGCGTGTGGTCGTGACGACCGGCAAAAAGGCAGGCAACTACCTGGGTCGTGTCGCCATTCGAGCCAGCGGCAGTTTCAACATCCAGTCCGCAACCGGGCTGGTACAAGGCATCCATCACCGATTTTGCACACTGCTCCAGCGTGCAGACGGGTATGGATATTCGTGGACAAGGATAGCCATCTGAAGAAAGGAGATGCGGGAACAGGGCGGCTTGCGCCGCCGCGCTATCCCTCCCCGGCCTGAAGGCCGGGGTCTCCCGCGCATGAGGATGACGACGGCACGGCTGGAAGCCCTGCAGAAAATGCTGGCGGCGAATCCCAACAACCCGATGGCGCACTACGGCCTGGCCAATGAGTACTGGAAACTGGCCGACTACCAGGCCGTCGTCAGACACCTGACGGCTTACCTGGAAACCGGCGATGACCAGGGGGCCGGCTACCGGCTGCTGGGACAGGCGTACCAGCGTCTTGGCGACATTGCCGCCGCCCGCGCCGCCTGGGAACAGGGCCAGCGTGCCGCGGAACGCCACGGACATCCCACCATGGCCGCCGAAATTGGCGAGCTGCTGGCCGATCTGGAGACATAAGCCATGCCGTTCTCACCCCAGCCTCCAGCGCCTTCCCGGCGGCCGACGTGGCTCCAACGGCGTTGGTTTGTCCTGGGCAGTCTGACCGTTGGCCTCATCGGGGGGGGCTGTTTCATCGCCTGGCAGGGCCAGACCGTTGGCGCGCAAGCCGAAGCCACGCTGCACCAGGTGTCAGCCAGCGCCGGCCTGACGCTCAACGGACGCCTCACCCACCTGCCGGTGGCCAAAATGGCCCCTGTCCACCGGGGCAGCCATGACAACGACCAGCCTCAACTCCAGCTCAAGGCGACCCGGCAGGCGCTCGAACGGGAACTCATCCGCCGCCCAACCCCGGACGGCCACCGTACGCTGGGCCGCTGTTACCTTGCCGAAGGCAAACCACTCGCAGCTTTTGCCCACCTGCAAATGGCGGTTCAGCAGTTTCCCCGTGATGCCGCCCTGCACAGCGACTTGGGGCTGGCTCTGCTCGAAGTCGCCCGCACCTCACCGGCAGCAGCCGAAGAAGCCTTGGATGCCCTGGATATGGCGCTGCGTCTGGAGCCGAATCTGCTCGAAGCCCGGTACAACCGCGCCCGCGCGCTCGAAATGCTTGGTCGGTGGGACGAAGCACGGCTGGCCTGGCAGGACTACATCCGGCGCGATCCTGACTCGACTTGGGGCACAGCCGCCCGTGAACGGCTTGCCTTTCTCGACCGCTACGACCGCACCCCTTCGCAACCCTGACCGCACAGCTTCCTGACCTGAACGGTTCCGGCAGAGACCGTCCAGGCACTCACCAGGCACTCACACCGATGGTTGCCGGATCAGCACCGGCGGCGGCAGTGTGGGCGCTTCCGCCCGCCGGGTGACACGCACGCGCGCCACGCGCCGCCGCTCGACCTGCTCGACGCGAAATTCGTGGTCTTGGTAGGAAACGACATCGCCGGAAGCCAGCAGCCGCCCGGCCTGGGTCATGAGAAAACCGGCCAGTGTGGCGTAGTCATCCGATTCGGGAAGGTTGAGGCCGAATTTGCGATTGACTTCACGCACGGCGATAGCGCCGTCGAAGATGAGCGTGCCATCCGGTTCCGTCCACACCCTGGTTTCCTCGTCAGTGACATCGTGCTCGTCCCGGATGTCGCCGACAAGCTGTTCGAGGATGTCTTCCAGCGTCACGATCCCTTCGACCGTACCGTGCTCATCCACAACAACCCCCAGCGGCGACTGCGCCGTACGCAACTGGCGGAGGGCTTCCTCCAGGTGCGCGGTGTCCGGCACGAAGACGGGCCGGCGCAGCAGCGTACCAACGGACAACGGCTCCTTGCGGGCCAGGCAGCGCAGGATGTCTTTGGCGTGGATGAACCCCACGATGTTGTCCGGGTGGGCATCGTGAACCGGCAGGCGTGAGTAGCCCGATTCACACAGCGTCTGAAGAATGTCATCTGCCGTCGCCGTCAGCGGCAGGCTGATGACCTCCGGGCGCGGCACCATGATTTCCCGTACCACGGTGTCGCTGAAATGAAAGACGTTGTGGATGAGTTCCTGCTCGTCAGCCTTGAGGTGTCCGCTCTGGTGTGACAGGGCGACAAGCTGCTGGATTTCTTCCTGGGTATAGGCTGCCGTGTGATGTCCGCCGGGCAGTGGCGTCACACCGAAAAGGCGCACGGCGCGGGCCCCCGCCCGGTCCAGAAGCCAGATGAACGGACGAAAGATGCGGCAGAAGATGTCCAACGGGACAGCCACCGCCAGGGCCACCTGCTCCGCCCGCGCCAGTGCCAGCGACTTGGGCGCCAGCTCACCAAAAACAATGTGCAGCGCGGTGATGAGCGAAAAGGCGACGGCGACGGCAATGGCGTGGGCGGAAACATAGAGCCACAGCCCGGCGGGCATCCATGCCGACAGCCAGTGCTCGAAAATCCGGGCAAAGGTCAGTTCACCAATCCACCCCAGGGCCAGACTGGCCAGCGTGATACCGAACTGGGTGGCCGAGATCGTGCCATCGAGGTCGTCTATCAGCCGCAGGGCCGTCACGGCCCGCCGGCGCCCACTTACCGAAAGCGACGACAACCGTGGACGCCGCGCCGCCACGAGGGCAAACTCAGCCGCCACGAAGAAGGCATTGGCAGCCACGAGAAACCCAACGGCGACAACCTTGAAGACGACTAGGGGAACGGGATCACCCATTCTGAACCAACCTGGAAGGACGGCGACGCCCGGCAGGCATCGCCGTGGGGGGCAGAATGACGCCGCTTAGACCGCCGCGGAAGCAGCGGAAGCTTTGCCATTTTTCTTCTCGAACTTGATGAAGGCTTTTTGCAGCGCCTGTTCGACGGCTTCTTCGACTTTTTCCTGGGGTTTTCCCGAAGCCATGGTCAGTTCACTGATGACCAGATACCGCGCCCGTTCGAGCAGGCGCTTCTCACGAAACGAGAGCGGCTTGAGGCTTCCCAGATAGGTCAGGTGCTTGAGAATTTCAGCCACACTGAAAATGTCACCGCTGCGCATCTTTTCTGAAAATTCCTTGAAGCGGTCCTTCCAGTCCGACGGCGGCGCAACGAAGTTGGTCGCCAGCAGTTTCAGCAGCTTCTCACCATCCACAGTCTTGATGGGCGTTCGGATGCCGATGGATTGAACCTTGTCAACCGGGACGTTGACCGTCGTGTTATTTCCACTGAGGCGCAACTGGTAAAATTCCATTTCGACGCCATCGAATTCCATGCGCTTGATAACTTCGATGACGCCGATGCCGTGATTGGGATAGATCACTTTGTCGCCTACTTTAAATCCCACAGTGATGACCTCCTGAGTGATGAAGAAGGGGCCGTGCAAGTGTTTGGCACAGTTTGGATAGCAATGGCAGACCGACCATTTCGAGAAAAACTACCCAAAAACGAAGACGTGACCACGGCGCATTTTACGCCGGAGAGGGTGGACGGTCAAACGGATTGCGATAGCATGCCTGTCTCCCGGTTCCGGGAAGACAGTATGCCCCCAGACGGTGGCGCTCCACACTTTCCCTGTCCAGAGGATGTTACCGATGCCCAGCCCGGATGACCGCACGCGCGCCTTTCTGCACGATCTCACCATCAGCCCGCTGTGGTGCGAATGCTTCCATCAACTGCTCACCGAGACCATTCCCCTGCCGGAAAGCGGACACATCCTGCTCGTGGAGTGTGGCACCGGCGGACTGGCCATCGAACTTGCCCACCGGCTGCGCGACACCGGCACGGTCACGGCCAGCGACAGCGACCCGGCCCGGTTGCAGCTCATACGGGACAAGTGCCAGGTGGCCAAGCTCGACAACCTGCGCATTCTCGACCGTGACCAACTGGCGGATGATCCCGTTGCCGAAGGCTATGATCTGGTCGTGGGGGATGCCTCACTCCTTCCGACCGAGGCCCTGCCGCCCATGCTGACGCTCCTGCGGGAGCGCGTGGGCGACGGTGGACAGATTGCCGCCTATGCGCTCCTGCGCGGCAGCTTCGACGAGTTTTTCTCCATTTTCTGGGAAGCCCTCTATGAGTGCGACCTGGCGGAAGACCTGTCTGTGCCGCTCGAAACCCTGCTGCGCACCCATCCAACGCCGGCTGACATCCGGGCGCAGGCGACTGGCGCCGGGCTGCACAACGTTGCCCTCACCAGCAGCAAAGAGACCTTTTCCTTCGACAGCGGACACGCTTTCCTCGAATCACCGCTCATTGCCGGCTACTGGCTCGACCGCTGGCTGTCCATCGTACCACGGGACTATCTCAGGACCGTCCGGGATTCACTGTGCGACATCATTGACCGCGACCGTGGCACCTACCCCTTTGAGGTCAGCATCAAAGCGGCGCTGCTGACCGCCCACGCCGAGCCATTCCCCGGCGCGGACGACGAAGACCCGGAAGACAAAGACCTGGAATTGGAAGAAGACCCGGAAAACGATGCTTAGACGCCCCGGACACACGGACGCAACCGGAACCGGGTACAACGCCTGCCCCCTGGCGGCGGCCCATCACGTGGCTCCAGCCCGCTGGTGGACAGGCTGGCGCTGGCTCCTTCTGGCGCTCGGCCTATGGCTTCAGAGCGTGGCCCTGCCCGTTCCGGCCCAGACACCTTCCGCCCCGGCGGCCCCGGATACCGCGGCCGCCATTGCGCGGTTCGAGGCCGGCCAGGATGCCCATCAGGCTGGCCAACTCACTGTGGCGCTCCAGCTCTACGACGAGGCTCTGGCGCTGGATGACACCCTCGCGCCCATCCACTTCCAGCGCGGCATGGCCCTCCTGGCGCTCCGGCGCACCGCCGAGGCCGTCACGGCCTTTGAACGCTGCGTGGCGCTTCAGCCCGATTTCCTGCGCGGCTGGTTGCAGTTGGGCGCGGCGGCGCTGGCGGCTGACAACACCGTGCAGGCGGAACGGGCCTATGCCACGGTGCTGCAACTCGCGCCGGACCATCTGGAGGCACGGCTCCACCTGGCGCGCCTGGCGCTTGGCCGCCAGAAACCGGAAGCGGCTCTGGAAGTCCTGGCACCGCTCGGCACGTCCGCAGTCCTGCCCGAAGTGGATGTCCTGCGCGGACAGGCGCTTCTGCTCGCCGGACAGACCGAGGCCGCCATCAAAGCCTTTTCCCACGCACTCGCCGGGCAGTCCAACCACCCCGAAGCGCGCCGTGGACGCGGCGACGCCTACGCCGTCCAGGGACAGATGGAAGCGGCCGTAGCTGACTGGCAAGTGGCTTATGCCTCCACGCCACATGCCGAACTGGCCGCCAACATCGTCAGCGCCCTCTACCGGCTCGACCGGCCGGAAGCCGCCCGCGCCTTTCTCGCAGCCGCCCGGAAGCAGTTTCCCCAGGATGCACAACTGGCCACGCTGGCCTCGTCGCTGGGCAGGGAAGCGGCGGTTGCATCCGCTGCCGCCCTGCTCCGGGCCGGGCGCTTTGCCGAAGCCGCTGCCGCCTACGCCCCCCTTGTAGCCCAAAACCCCGAGGCCATTGCGCCGCGTGCCGGACTGGCCACGGCCCTGTTCAAACTCGACCGCTTTGCCGAAGCCGCCCGGCACTTCGCCCTTCTTTCGCAACAACAGCCGGAAGTGGCGGCAACCTACTTTTTTCTCGGCGTCTGTTATGACAAAATGGGCGACTACAGACAGGCGCTGGCGGCTTACGAAGCCTTTCTTGCCCGCGCCGATGGCGTTCACCACCAGCTCGAAATCGAAAAAGTTCACCTTCGGTTGCCCAGTCTGAGACGGCAGGCCGAACAGTCGAAACCCCGAAAGCCCTGAAACTGGGCCATGGCTTCAATGGCATCCCCAGTCGGGCCGTCTTTACCAGCCGGGCTACCCCGGCGCACAGGAGGGCAGGACGATGCGGCATTCGACCCTATTGCAGCGCGATTGTCGTCAGGCACGTCGAATCCTTGGCCTCTGGCTCTGGATTGCCGTGTTTGGTGTTGGTGTCTGGGCGGATGACCTGGCCGGGTCAGCGTCCGCGTTGCCGGCGGGACTGTCCGAAACCGAGCGGCAGACGCTTCAGAAAGAGACCAATCCCAAGGACCACCTCGATGCCTGCCTGAAAATCGGCACCAGCCGACTGGCCACGGCCGTTGAAGCCGTCAAGCAGGAACGCTACGAAACGGCGGCCCAGGCGCTGCGGGTTTACACCGGGTTGCTTGATTACACCCACGGTTACACCCGGCAAACGGCCAAGGAAAAGGTACGCCAGCACATGCTGCGCAAGCTGGAAACGACGCTCCGCCAGCAACTGCCGGTGCTGGAGTGGATGGTCAACGGCATGCCCGAATGTCACGAAGGCTGCGCCCGGCAGGCG
This window of the Chloracidobacterium sp. N genome carries:
- a CDS encoding response regulator transcription factor; the protein is MSLVRHQTILFVGSDPETAQLINKTLTLAGYHVLVADDPNTAHTLSDQPPTLIIADTTPGVGELAPARIMRERFVTTPIIALTRLPDEILSRAMERLRLSSLVKPVTPALLLATVADEIEWSQNQGSHTRITSPLETIDISEDLVFLLGDPRFAPPLDVAYRRTPAMESAMAAAKLSPSNVTLLDLFDGQNSLADIIANLPHLEPKILFLATYLVRVGWLVPWSAELTDEPSQEDAQKDRMAGL
- the iscB gene encoding RNA-guided endonuclease IscB; translation: MAVFVLDRRKKPLMPCSEKRARLLSERGRARVHRLVPFTIRLLDREQEDCALQPVRLKLDPGSRATGVALVRESQEVGADTGEVQRSAHVLFLAELVHRGHAIRAALRQRAAFRRRRRCANLRHRQSRFDNRTRRNGWLPPSLQHRVDTITSWVRRLCRWAPVSSLSQELVRFDTQALQNPEISGIEYQQGTLAGCEVREYLLEKWGRKCAYCDAENVPLEIDHIHPRSKGGSDRVSNLTLACHPCNRRKGAQDIKDVLAKDPKRLARIEAQRKAPLRDAAAVNSTRWELWRRLTATALPVEAGTGGRTKWNRHRLNLPKAHALDAACVGEVHAVTNWRVPTLKIQCTGRGSYQRTRLTKHGFPRGYLTRSKSAFGFQTGDLVRVVVTTGKKAGNYLGRVAIRASGSFNIQSATGLVQGIHHRFCTLLQRADGYGYSWTRIAI
- a CDS encoding tetratricopeptide repeat protein encodes the protein MPFSPQPPAPSRRPTWLQRRWFVLGSLTVGLIGGGCFIAWQGQTVGAQAEATLHQVSASAGLTLNGRLTHLPVAKMAPVHRGSHDNDQPQLQLKATRQALERELIRRPTPDGHRTLGRCYLAEGKPLAAFAHLQMAVQQFPRDAALHSDLGLALLEVARTSPAAAEEALDALDMALRLEPNLLEARYNRARALEMLGRWDEARLAWQDYIRRDPDSTWGTAARERLAFLDRYDRTPSQP
- a CDS encoding hemolysin family protein, coding for MGDPVPLVVFKVVAVGFLVAANAFFVAAEFALVAARRPRLSSLSVSGRRRAVTALRLIDDLDGTISATQFGITLASLALGWIGELTFARIFEHWLSAWMPAGLWLYVSAHAIAVAVAFSLITALHIVFGELAPKSLALARAEQVALAVAVPLDIFCRIFRPFIWLLDRAGARAVRLFGVTPLPGGHHTAAYTQEEIQQLVALSHQSGHLKADEQELIHNVFHFSDTVVREIMVPRPEVISLPLTATADDILQTLCESGYSRLPVHDAHPDNIVGFIHAKDILRCLARKEPLSVGTLLRRPVFVPDTAHLEEALRQLRTAQSPLGVVVDEHGTVEGIVTLEDILEQLVGDIRDEHDVTDEETRVWTEPDGTLIFDGAIAVREVNRKFGLNLPESDDYATLAGFLMTQAGRLLASGDVVSYQDHEFRVEQVERRRVARVRVTRRAEAPTLPPPVLIRQPSV
- a CDS encoding CarD family transcriptional regulator: MGFKVGDKVIYPNHGIGVIEVIKRMEFDGVEMEFYQLRLSGNNTTVNVPVDKVQSIGIRTPIKTVDGEKLLKLLATNFVAPPSDWKDRFKEFSEKMRSGDIFSVAEILKHLTYLGSLKPLSFREKRLLERARYLVISELTMASGKPQEKVEEAVEQALQKAFIKFEKKNGKASAASAAV
- a CDS encoding methyltransferase domain-containing protein: MPSPDDRTRAFLHDLTISPLWCECFHQLLTETIPLPESGHILLVECGTGGLAIELAHRLRDTGTVTASDSDPARLQLIRDKCQVAKLDNLRILDRDQLADDPVAEGYDLVVGDASLLPTEALPPMLTLLRERVGDGGQIAAYALLRGSFDEFFSIFWEALYECDLAEDLSVPLETLLRTHPTPADIRAQATGAGLHNVALTSSKETFSFDSGHAFLESPLIAGYWLDRWLSIVPRDYLRTVRDSLCDIIDRDRGTYPFEVSIKAALLTAHAEPFPGADDEDPEDKDLELEEDPENDA
- a CDS encoding tetratricopeptide repeat protein; translated protein: MLRRPGHTDATGTGYNACPLAAAHHVAPARWWTGWRWLLLALGLWLQSVALPVPAQTPSAPAAPDTAAAIARFEAGQDAHQAGQLTVALQLYDEALALDDTLAPIHFQRGMALLALRRTAEAVTAFERCVALQPDFLRGWLQLGAAALAADNTVQAERAYATVLQLAPDHLEARLHLARLALGRQKPEAALEVLAPLGTSAVLPEVDVLRGQALLLAGQTEAAIKAFSHALAGQSNHPEARRGRGDAYAVQGQMEAAVADWQVAYASTPHAELAANIVSALYRLDRPEAARAFLAAARKQFPQDAQLATLASSLGREAAVASAAALLRAGRFAEAAAAYAPLVAQNPEAIAPRAGLATALFKLDRFAEAARHFALLSQQQPEVAATYFFLGVCYDKMGDYRQALAAYEAFLARADGVHHQLEIEKVHLRLPSLRRQAEQSKPRKP